The following coding sequences are from one Microbulbifer sp. TB1203 window:
- a CDS encoding L,D-transpeptidase family protein has protein sequence MQKRSSLLKKCSFAGVLLLGGSLLLSSIAQAVDYGYGPNPYTSRQQSYNPYARQQATRNGSAFWRSDVLGGTPHIKIVLSEQKAYFYKGGRLAGVSPVSSGMPGHRTPTGNFRISEKKLNHRSTLYGHYVSPRGYVLRSNVNVRRHRRPPGAVFRGASMDYMMRFNGAYTIHAGHVPGYPASHGCIRLPWHMAQIFFRNASVGTRVSVVH, from the coding sequence ATGCAAAAACGCTCATCGCTTCTGAAGAAATGTTCATTCGCGGGTGTCCTGCTGCTCGGCGGCTCACTGCTGCTGAGTTCCATAGCACAGGCCGTCGACTACGGCTACGGCCCCAATCCCTATACTTCACGCCAGCAGTCGTACAACCCCTACGCGCGCCAGCAGGCAACACGCAATGGCTCCGCCTTTTGGCGGTCCGACGTACTGGGCGGCACGCCGCATATCAAAATAGTGCTCAGTGAGCAGAAGGCCTATTTCTACAAGGGAGGCCGCCTCGCCGGGGTATCTCCGGTTTCTTCCGGCATGCCCGGCCACCGCACGCCCACTGGAAACTTCCGCATCAGTGAGAAAAAATTGAACCACCGCTCCACTTTGTACGGGCACTACGTGAGCCCGCGCGGCTATGTGCTGAGGAGCAATGTGAACGTGCGCCGTCACCGTCGGCCCCCGGGAGCGGTTTTCCGCGGTGCCTCCATGGACTACATGATGCGCTTTAACGGCGCCTACACCATTCACGCGGGGCACGTGCCCGGTTATCCCGCCTCCCACGGCTGCATCCGCCTGCCCTGGCATATGGCGCAAATCTTCTTCCGCAACGCGAGTGTGGGCACCCGGGTCAGCGTTGTACATTAG
- a CDS encoding AraC family transcriptional regulator — MSSPLIDLRSYDRETRRHHHDYHQLVLPLAGSLLTSIGGCEGRVSEAQGALISAGEDHAFAATSDDNCFIVADIPFALAPELERLPAFIPLDRALGHYTVFLRSELEHSRSGSRVQHQMMLLLVQLLTERYGGELQIDRRVQAARAWIDEHLDQPLLLAQLAAIAHLSPRRLSELFKNCFGMTPLQYQTERRMRLAWTLLESGSLSVQRIAERVGYSNLAAFSDRFRRHFGRSPRYFRSSSAC; from the coding sequence ATGTCCAGCCCACTAATCGACCTGCGCAGCTACGACCGGGAAACCCGGCGGCATCACCACGACTACCACCAACTGGTACTGCCGCTGGCCGGCTCACTGCTGACCAGCATCGGCGGGTGCGAGGGCAGGGTCAGCGAGGCGCAGGGCGCACTCATTTCCGCCGGTGAGGATCACGCTTTTGCCGCGACCAGCGATGACAACTGCTTTATCGTTGCCGATATCCCTTTCGCGCTGGCACCGGAACTGGAGCGGCTGCCCGCCTTTATCCCGCTGGACAGGGCCCTTGGCCACTACACTGTCTTCCTGAGATCCGAACTGGAGCACTCCCGCTCCGGTTCCCGCGTCCAGCATCAGATGATGCTGTTGTTGGTACAGTTGCTGACCGAACGCTATGGGGGGGAGCTGCAAATAGACCGACGGGTCCAGGCCGCTCGGGCCTGGATAGACGAGCACCTGGACCAGCCGCTATTGCTTGCACAGTTGGCCGCGATCGCCCACCTGAGCCCGCGCCGGTTGTCTGAGCTGTTCAAGAATTGTTTCGGTATGACGCCCTTGCAGTACCAAACGGAGCGCCGCATGCGGCTGGCCTGGACTTTGCTGGAGAGCGGGAGTTTGAGTGTGCAGCGCATAGCCGAGCGGGTTGGATACAGCAATCTCGCCGCCTTCAGCGACCGCTTCCGCCGCCACTTCGGCAGGTCGCCGCGCTATTTCCGTTCGTCTTCTGCCTGCTGA